From the genome of Pseudomonas sp. AB6, one region includes:
- a CDS encoding heavy metal response regulator transcription factor has protein sequence MKLLVAEDEPTLGIYLQQGLTEAGFTVDRFTDGVEALQHALSEAYDLLILDVMMPGMDGWELLRKVRKSGKEVPVLFLTARDSIEDRVKGLELGADDYLIKPFAFSELLARVRTLLRRGNSTPAQTHIKMADLEVDLLKRRAIRGGTRIDLTAKEFALLELLLRRRGEVLSKSLIASQVWDMNFDSDTNVIEVAVRRLRAKIDDDFDVKLIQTVRGMGYMLDSPDLDQR, from the coding sequence ATGAAACTTTTAGTCGCTGAAGATGAACCGACATTGGGCATTTATCTACAGCAGGGCCTGACTGAGGCCGGATTTACTGTTGATCGTTTTACCGACGGCGTTGAGGCCCTTCAACACGCGTTAAGCGAGGCCTATGACTTACTGATTCTGGATGTGATGATGCCGGGAATGGATGGATGGGAACTCCTTCGAAAGGTCCGTAAGTCAGGAAAAGAAGTGCCCGTGCTATTTCTGACGGCGCGAGACAGCATTGAAGATAGGGTCAAGGGACTGGAGCTTGGGGCAGACGATTACCTGATCAAACCATTCGCCTTCTCTGAGTTGCTGGCTCGCGTTAGAACCTTGCTACGTCGCGGTAACAGCACCCCTGCGCAAACCCATATAAAAATGGCTGACCTTGAGGTCGACCTGCTCAAACGCAGGGCAATTCGGGGAGGAACGCGCATAGACCTGACGGCTAAGGAGTTTGCGTTGTTAGAGCTACTGCTGCGTCGTAGAGGCGAAGTGCTCTCAAAATCGCTCATCGCCTCGCAAGTCTGGGATATGAATTTCGACAGCGATACCAATGTGATTGAAGTGGCCGTCAGAAGGCTCAGGGCGAAAATTGATGACGACTTCGACGTTAAGCTGATCCAGACCGTCCGAGGTATGGGTTACATGCTCGACTCACCGGACTTGGATCAGAGATGA
- a CDS encoding copper resistance system multicopper oxidase, which produces MHSKTSRRTFVKGLAAGGVLGGFGLWRTPVWAVTSPDMPSVLTGNQFDLFIGETPVNITGSPRTAMTVNGSLPGPLLHWREGETVTIRVKNRLDQDTSIHWHGIILPANMDGVPGMSFHGIAPDGMYEYKFKVHQNGTYWYHSHSGLQEQAGVYGPIVVDAKAPEPFQYSRDYVVMLTDWTDEAPDRVMAKLKKQSDYYNHHKRTVGDFIEDVSEKGWAATVADRKMWAEMKMNPTDLADVSGNTYTYLLNGQAPNGNWTGIFKRGEKLRLRFINGSSMSYFDVRIPGLKMTVVAADGQHVNPVSVEEFRIAVAETYDVIVEPTSEDAYTIFAQSMDRTGYARGTLATREGMSAPVPATDPRPLITMDDMGMAGMAGMDHGSMAGMSDGGMKPGSMSAMSGMDHGQMTGMDGGSMQHSDMAGMSGMAGMAGMAGMEAEMQSHPASETNNPLVDMQAMNVTPKLTDPGIGLRNNGRHVLTYADLKSTFPDPDGRTPSRTIELHLTGHMEKFAWSFNGIKFSDAEPIRLKYGERVRITLVNDTMMTHPIHLHGMWSDLEDEDGNFMVRKHTIDMPPGTKRSYRVTADALGRWAYHCHLLFHMEMGMFREVRVDE; this is translated from the coding sequence ATGCATTCCAAAACTTCTAGGCGGACGTTCGTCAAAGGCTTGGCCGCTGGTGGAGTTCTCGGCGGCTTTGGCCTCTGGCGCACGCCTGTATGGGCCGTGACCAGCCCCGATATGCCCAGCGTACTGACCGGCAACCAATTTGATCTCTTCATCGGTGAAACCCCGGTAAATATAACCGGATCACCCCGCACCGCCATGACGGTCAACGGCTCTTTGCCAGGGCCGTTGCTGCACTGGCGCGAGGGCGAAACAGTCACGATCCGGGTGAAAAATCGTCTGGACCAAGACACCTCTATCCATTGGCACGGAATTATCCTGCCAGCGAATATGGATGGCGTGCCAGGAATGAGTTTTCATGGCATAGCACCCGATGGCATGTACGAATACAAGTTCAAGGTCCATCAGAACGGTACGTATTGGTACCACAGCCATTCTGGCTTGCAAGAGCAAGCAGGCGTTTACGGGCCGATCGTAGTCGATGCGAAAGCGCCCGAACCGTTTCAATACAGCCGTGATTATGTGGTGATGCTAACTGACTGGACCGATGAAGCGCCCGATCGTGTCATGGCCAAACTCAAGAAACAGTCGGATTACTACAATCATCACAAACGCACCGTTGGTGATTTTATTGAGGATGTCAGCGAGAAGGGCTGGGCCGCTACGGTGGCTGATCGGAAGATGTGGGCCGAGATGAAAATGAACCCCACTGACTTAGCGGACGTGAGCGGGAACACTTATACCTACCTCCTGAATGGTCAGGCGCCCAACGGTAACTGGACAGGAATTTTCAAACGCGGCGAAAAGCTCCGTCTTCGCTTCATTAACGGCTCTTCCATGAGTTACTTCGATGTCCGTATACCAGGGTTGAAAATGACCGTGGTGGCCGCCGATGGTCAGCACGTTAATCCTGTCAGCGTCGAGGAGTTCCGCATTGCCGTGGCAGAAACCTATGACGTGATCGTCGAGCCGACTAGCGAAGATGCCTACACCATCTTCGCGCAGTCCATGGACCGAACCGGATATGCACGCGGAACCTTGGCAACGCGCGAAGGAATGAGCGCACCTGTCCCTGCTACCGATCCACGCCCACTCATTACGATGGATGACATGGGAATGGCCGGTATGGCAGGGATGGATCACGGCAGCATGGCCGGTATGAGCGACGGTGGCATGAAGCCGGGAAGTATGTCCGCGATGTCTGGGATGGATCACGGCCAGATGACGGGTATGGACGGCGGTAGTATGCAGCACAGTGATATGGCCGGGATGTCCGGGATGGCTGGAATGGCTGGAATGGCTGGAATGGAAGCAGAAATGCAGTCCCACCCGGCTTCCGAAACCAACAATCCCTTAGTCGACATGCAAGCCATGAATGTGACGCCCAAGCTCACCGATCCTGGTATTGGCTTGAGGAACAATGGACGTCACGTACTCACCTATGCCGATCTGAAAAGCACCTTTCCAGATCCCGACGGCCGCACACCCAGCCGCACCATCGAGCTGCATCTCACAGGCCATATGGAAAAATTTGCTTGGTCGTTCAACGGCATCAAGTTTTCTGATGCGGAGCCTATACGTCTTAAATATGGCGAGCGCGTTCGAATCACACTGGTGAATGACACGATGATGACTCACCCCATCCACCTTCACGGAATGTGGAGCGACCTTGAGGATGAGGACGGTAATTTCATGGTGCGCAAACACACCATCGACATGCCACCGGGTACTAAGCGCAGTTATCGCGTAACCGCCGACGCGCTAGGGCGTTGGGCCTATCACTGCCATCTGTTGTTTCACATGGAAATGGGCATGTTCCGTGAAGTCCGGGTTGATGAGTAA
- a CDS encoding heavy metal translocating P-type ATPase — protein sequence MPTEKNDHGHTHSARVEDESRCDPVCGMAITSPGSFSENYQGHAYQFCSLNCQKKFRAEPGRYAPEQLDSDYPSHTGPATEIQEVTQFTCPMHPEIRQLGPGTCPICGMTLEPVMPTLEEDENPEFKDFTRRFWCSLPLTVIVTVLAMTGHVWQLFHGTIQNWIELSLATPVILWAGWPFFVRGIDSIRHRSPNMWTLISLGTSAAYLYSVAATLFPESFPVAFVREGRIGVYFEAAAVIISLTLFGQMLELKARSQTSSAIKSLLGLSPKTARRINADGEEEDVPLTHVHKGDHLRVRPGEKVPVDGSVLEGESAVDESMLTGEPLPVMKRGGDSLMGATLNTHGSLIMEAQKIGAETMLSQIVQMVALAQRSKAPMQRMTDAVAGYFVMGVIFIAMFTLLGWGLFGPEPSWVFGLINAVAVLIVACPCALGLATPMSIMVSTGKAASMGVLFRDAGAIENLCQIDTLIVDKTGTLTEGRPVFHSVEVTHKFAANEVLQLAASLDQGSEHPLAHAIVDHARSENLVLTKPESFESGSGIGVSGLVDGKKIQLGNTALMAVAGVSIDSLEARAEQLRLEGISIIYVAVDGILAGLLAVSDPIKPTSREAVTKLKADHVRIIMATGDGLTTARAVAREMGIEEVHGEVKPQDKERLVADLQKSGRRVAMAGDGINDAPALARADVGIAMGTGTDVAMNSAQLTLVKGDLMGILRARALSVATVKNMRQNLGFAFIYNSMGIPLAAGLLYPITGHLLSPMIAAIAMSVSSASVVFNALRLKNTHIE from the coding sequence ATGCCTACCGAAAAAAACGACCATGGTCATACTCATTCTGCAAGGGTGGAGGATGAAAGTCGGTGCGATCCGGTGTGTGGCATGGCTATTACCTCTCCGGGCTCTTTCAGCGAGAATTATCAGGGGCACGCCTATCAGTTTTGCAGCTTGAATTGCCAAAAGAAGTTTAGAGCGGAACCTGGTCGCTACGCGCCTGAACAGTTGGATAGCGATTATCCCAGTCACACCGGCCCAGCCACTGAAATACAAGAGGTCACTCAGTTCACCTGCCCTATGCATCCGGAAATACGTCAGCTTGGCCCCGGTACCTGCCCGATATGCGGCATGACATTGGAACCGGTCATGCCCACGCTAGAGGAGGATGAAAATCCTGAATTCAAGGATTTCACCCGTCGTTTTTGGTGTTCATTACCCTTAACTGTAATCGTGACAGTACTCGCGATGACGGGGCATGTATGGCAGTTATTTCACGGGACTATTCAGAACTGGATTGAGCTAAGCCTCGCAACGCCAGTCATTTTGTGGGCGGGTTGGCCTTTTTTTGTGAGAGGCATCGATTCGATTCGCCATCGCAGTCCCAATATGTGGACCTTGATTAGCCTAGGCACATCCGCAGCCTATCTCTATAGCGTCGCAGCAACACTGTTTCCTGAGAGCTTCCCCGTCGCTTTCGTGCGAGAAGGCCGCATTGGCGTCTATTTCGAAGCCGCCGCCGTGATTATCTCGCTGACCTTGTTCGGACAGATGCTTGAACTTAAAGCTCGATCACAAACGTCTTCGGCGATTAAATCCTTGCTTGGCTTGTCTCCGAAAACCGCGCGCAGGATCAATGCCGATGGCGAAGAGGAAGATGTCCCGCTTACCCATGTGCATAAGGGCGACCATTTGCGGGTAAGACCGGGTGAAAAAGTTCCTGTCGATGGTTCCGTTCTGGAGGGCGAAAGCGCAGTAGATGAATCGATGCTCACTGGCGAGCCCTTGCCCGTAATGAAAAGGGGCGGTGATAGCCTCATGGGTGCAACGCTCAATACCCATGGCAGCTTGATCATGGAGGCGCAGAAAATTGGTGCCGAGACCATGCTGTCGCAAATTGTTCAAATGGTGGCCTTGGCTCAGCGTTCTAAAGCGCCGATGCAGCGAATGACTGACGCCGTTGCCGGTTATTTTGTGATGGGAGTCATTTTTATTGCGATGTTCACTCTTTTGGGGTGGGGGTTGTTTGGTCCTGAGCCCAGCTGGGTTTTTGGACTGATAAACGCGGTTGCAGTGTTAATTGTTGCCTGCCCTTGCGCGCTGGGGCTTGCGACGCCGATGTCAATCATGGTTTCCACCGGCAAAGCCGCCAGTATGGGCGTGCTGTTCAGAGATGCTGGCGCTATCGAGAATCTGTGCCAGATCGACACGCTGATCGTCGATAAGACCGGCACCCTCACAGAAGGACGTCCGGTATTTCACAGCGTGGAGGTCACCCACAAGTTCGCGGCCAATGAGGTACTCCAACTCGCTGCCAGTCTTGATCAAGGCAGTGAACATCCATTAGCCCATGCAATTGTTGATCATGCCCGGTCTGAAAACCTTGTTTTGACCAAACCGGAGTCGTTCGAATCCGGTTCAGGAATAGGTGTCAGCGGCTTGGTAGATGGTAAGAAAATTCAGCTTGGCAACACGGCATTAATGGCCGTGGCTGGGGTAAGCATCGATTCGCTTGAAGCTCGCGCGGAGCAGTTGCGCCTTGAGGGGATCAGCATCATCTACGTGGCAGTGGATGGAATATTGGCAGGGTTGCTGGCAGTCTCAGATCCGATCAAGCCGACTTCCAGGGAGGCTGTTACTAAACTTAAAGCAGACCATGTAAGGATCATTATGGCCACTGGAGATGGCCTTACCACTGCCCGTGCTGTTGCCAGGGAAATGGGTATTGAAGAGGTTCATGGCGAGGTGAAACCTCAGGATAAGGAGCGTCTGGTCGCAGACTTGCAGAAATCGGGAAGGCGCGTTGCCATGGCCGGCGATGGAATCAATGATGCTCCTGCGCTGGCCCGAGCAGATGTAGGCATTGCCATGGGAACAGGCACAGACGTTGCGATGAATAGTGCACAGCTCACGCTAGTAAAGGGTGACTTAATGGGGATTCTCCGAGCGCGGGCGCTCTCTGTCGCGACGGTAAAAAACATGCGGCAGAATCTGGGCTTTGCTTTTATCTACAATTCGATGGGAATCCCTCTCGCGGCGGGCTTGCTATACCCCATAACGGGACATCTGTTATCGCCGATGATCGCGGCAATCGCCATGAGCGTTAGCTCTGCATCCGTCGTTTTCAATGCATTAAGACTGAAGAACACCCATATAGAGTGA